A portion of the Algisphaera agarilytica genome contains these proteins:
- a CDS encoding LptF/LptG family permease, whose protein sequence is MPWTLYKYILRELIKLLALTTVVLVIVMSFAAAVQPMSDGKLSASLLVKFVMFIAPTVLGFALPFAGAFATTLVFIRMASDNEILACSASGISYMRVLAPVVALGLVLTGGMMYLSNYVVPSFHRMAERTLQSNVISALVTQLNQQQAFQFPGEDIVVYADSAVEFAPLPTPDSVLPMTQLVQLKGIVVGETDGDGRILQDTTASNAVLHIYGSSETEDSWGVFELEDAVRNSPATGVMMSSGFFKIGPVKLESPFGDDPAFLSAKDLRKYEREPERSSQIRTRIQGLASAMATESLRKAFVVVKDRAVLHGALDGDRYVLSVPSVEEDGEMLRLSSQIDRPIRVEYFSNGLIEGTPSRSYEADSALVRVRTNALTLEPSIDIVLNDVQVSAVGGGPAIGNPTVRFRQLTWPEFLPADLKERRAAELLAEAGGEEYGASKSVGYAVNLLEKSLIILRRNIVGQRHERAASAVSCSLLLLLGSVLSIRLNGQSPLVVYFWSFLLAIVTLIIINSGLNLAAGSKGSLVVGMSVVWSGNALLLVVLVLSYLKMSRN, encoded by the coding sequence ATGCCCTGGACGCTTTACAAATACATCTTGCGTGAATTGATCAAGCTGCTGGCATTGACCACGGTGGTGTTGGTCATCGTCATGAGTTTTGCGGCGGCGGTGCAGCCGATGAGCGACGGCAAGCTCTCGGCCAGCCTGCTGGTGAAGTTTGTGATGTTCATCGCCCCGACGGTGCTGGGCTTTGCTCTGCCGTTTGCCGGGGCGTTTGCCACCACACTGGTCTTCATCCGTATGGCCAGTGACAACGAGATCCTGGCGTGCTCGGCTTCAGGGATCAGCTACATGCGGGTCCTCGCTCCGGTGGTCGCGCTCGGCTTGGTACTCACCGGCGGCATGATGTATCTGTCGAACTACGTGGTGCCCAGCTTCCACCGCATGGCCGAGCGGACGCTGCAGAGCAACGTGATCAGCGCACTAGTGACCCAACTCAATCAGCAGCAGGCCTTCCAGTTCCCCGGGGAAGACATCGTCGTGTATGCCGACTCGGCGGTCGAGTTCGCCCCTTTGCCCACGCCCGACTCGGTCCTGCCCATGACCCAGCTCGTCCAGCTCAAGGGCATCGTGGTCGGAGAGACCGACGGAGACGGCCGCATCCTGCAGGACACCACCGCAAGCAACGCCGTGCTGCATATCTACGGCAGCAGCGAGACTGAGGATTCCTGGGGGGTGTTCGAACTCGAGGACGCCGTGCGCAACTCTCCGGCGACCGGCGTGATGATGTCGTCGGGCTTCTTCAAGATCGGGCCGGTGAAACTTGAGAGCCCGTTTGGCGACGACCCCGCCTTTCTCTCGGCCAAGGACCTGCGCAAGTACGAACGCGAGCCCGAACGTTCCAGCCAAATTCGGACGCGGATCCAGGGGCTGGCCTCGGCGATGGCGACCGAAAGCCTCCGCAAGGCGTTTGTCGTGGTCAAAGACCGCGCGGTGCTGCACGGCGCCCTCGACGGCGACCGTTACGTGCTCTCGGTCCCGAGCGTGGAAGAAGACGGCGAGATGCTTCGGCTCTCGTCGCAGATCGACCGACCGATCCGGGTGGAGTACTTCTCCAATGGCCTGATCGAGGGCACGCCTTCTCGAAGCTACGAGGCCGACTCGGCGTTGGTCCGCGTGAGGACCAACGCTTTGACGCTGGAGCCGTCGATCGACATCGTGCTCAACGATGTTCAGGTCAGTGCGGTCGGCGGCGGGCCGGCGATCGGCAACCCGACGGTGCGGTTCCGTCAGCTCACCTGGCCGGAGTTCCTGCCGGCCGACTTGAAAGAACGGCGGGCGGCGGAGCTGTTGGCCGAAGCGGGTGGTGAAGAATACGGCGCATCCAAATCGGTGGGCTACGCGGTGAACCTCTTGGAGAAGTCGCTCATCATCCTCCGCCGAAACATCGTGGGCCAGCGGCACGAACGAGCGGCCTCGGCGGTGTCGTGCTCGCTGCTCTTGCTGCTTGGCTCGGTCTTGAGTATCCGCCTCAACGGGCAGTCCCCGCTGGTGGTCTACTTCTGGAGCTTCCTGCTGGCGATCGTCACGCTGATCATCATCAACAGCGGGTTGAATCTTGCCGCAGGCAGCAAGGGGTCGCTGGTTGTGGGGATGTCAGTGGTGTGGTCGGGCAACGCGTTGCTGCTGGTGGTGTTGGTTTTGTCGTACCTGAAAATGTCCCGCAACTGA